The following are from one region of the Granulicella aggregans genome:
- a CDS encoding TonB-dependent receptor encodes MSRRWFLPIVAASLLFLCATSRSSAQTPHEIHGQVVDATGTPVAGAIILLGGVEQAKTDAEGRFAVTPLPSNVPLMVVFGGLHASATAPFGTDLHLVLLPATVEQSATVTATRSSVEMGIVAATVETLSSAKLTEYPALTLDERLRQHAGFELFRRSSSWVANPTSEGISLRGLGSTAASRTLVLSDLVPLNDGFGGWIHWNEQPPESIDAVTLASGGGSDLYGSSAVGGVIDIVPSQPGPLLASVDIAGASEDTTNYSGRTDLRHGPTSAMIAGQGFRTAGYTIVAPAIRGKVDVPSNVHYQNGRVDLARTLPKEGRAWLNGNLLNEDHGNGTPIQTNGTRLWRYIAGDNWKAGSHIDGRVRGYGSDEGYRQSFSSINAIRSTENLTRLQRVRTQEFGVSTDAAYHFEHVALIAGGDLRDLRATDFETPYSAGSPTGIQDTSARQRFYGGFGEIVAERHGWSGALSLRGDEAENLDTNAIVQSAAKAPTLTHTPDRHEAVLSPRLGISKQLPASFELHASAFRAFRTPTMNELYRTGQVGQQTTLANSELLSERATGVEGGVHWTSPRKLAALQATYFWTEINRPVSTVFQSGTATSTTLLRENLGQIQSQGAALGAQFQPGHGLSLDFGYQYAHAVVTAFQAQQSLVGLWIPQVPRHTATGQLRYQRGPRSFTLAARQSGRAFDDSANTFELHTFFVLDAYAEYRVHTHVSAYLSFQNLLNRSIETARTPNLTLGTPFLAQGGVRLNWGRN; translated from the coding sequence ATGAGTCGCCGCTGGTTCCTGCCTATCGTGGCTGCGTCATTGCTCTTCCTCTGCGCTACATCGCGGAGCAGTGCACAGACACCGCATGAGATTCACGGGCAGGTGGTCGATGCGACAGGCACACCTGTGGCTGGAGCCATAATTCTGCTGGGTGGTGTCGAGCAAGCGAAGACTGATGCCGAGGGAAGGTTTGCTGTTACACCCCTGCCCTCGAATGTGCCACTCATGGTTGTCTTCGGCGGCCTTCATGCGAGCGCCACTGCGCCGTTCGGCACCGACCTCCATCTTGTCCTTCTTCCAGCGACCGTCGAACAAAGCGCCACGGTCACAGCGACGCGATCCTCAGTCGAGATGGGCATCGTCGCGGCAACCGTTGAGACCTTGTCTTCCGCCAAGTTGACCGAGTACCCGGCGCTGACGCTCGATGAGCGCCTGCGCCAGCACGCCGGCTTCGAACTCTTCCGGCGCTCCAGCAGTTGGGTTGCGAACCCGACCAGCGAAGGCATCTCGCTTCGTGGACTCGGCTCGACTGCGGCCAGCCGCACACTTGTCCTCTCGGACCTGGTTCCCTTGAATGACGGCTTCGGCGGATGGATCCACTGGAACGAGCAGCCCCCGGAGTCGATCGACGCGGTCACGCTCGCTAGTGGCGGAGGCTCTGATCTCTACGGATCGAGCGCGGTCGGCGGCGTCATCGATATTGTTCCCTCTCAGCCCGGCCCATTGCTGGCTTCGGTGGATATAGCCGGAGCCTCTGAAGACACGACGAACTACAGCGGACGGACCGATCTGCGCCATGGGCCTACAAGCGCAATGATTGCGGGGCAGGGCTTTCGCACGGCTGGCTACACCATCGTTGCACCCGCGATCCGCGGCAAGGTGGATGTGCCCTCAAACGTCCACTATCAAAATGGCCGAGTTGACCTGGCACGCACTTTGCCGAAGGAAGGCCGCGCGTGGCTGAACGGCAATCTTCTCAATGAGGATCACGGCAACGGCACGCCCATCCAGACCAACGGCACACGCCTTTGGCGTTACATCGCAGGCGATAACTGGAAGGCCGGCTCCCACATTGACGGCAGAGTGAGAGGCTACGGCAGCGATGAAGGCTATCGACAAAGCTTTTCTTCCATCAATGCCATACGCTCAACGGAGAACCTCACACGCTTGCAGCGGGTGCGGACGCAGGAGTTCGGTGTCTCAACCGACGCCGCATACCACTTTGAGCACGTTGCGCTGATCGCGGGTGGCGATCTTCGCGATTTGCGGGCGACTGACTTCGAGACGCCTTACTCCGCTGGTTCTCCCACCGGCATTCAGGACACCTCGGCGAGGCAGCGGTTTTACGGTGGATTCGGCGAGATCGTCGCGGAACGACACGGTTGGTCGGGCGCTCTCTCGCTGCGCGGCGATGAGGCCGAGAACCTCGATACCAACGCCATCGTGCAGAGCGCAGCAAAGGCTCCGACGCTCACCCATACGCCGGACCGTCATGAAGCCGTGCTTAGCCCACGACTGGGAATCTCGAAGCAGCTTCCGGCCAGCTTCGAGCTTCACGCCTCCGCCTTTCGTGCCTTCCGCACGCCGACGATGAACGAACTTTACCGCACCGGCCAGGTCGGTCAGCAGACGACGCTTGCGAACTCGGAGCTGCTCTCAGAGAGGGCAACGGGTGTCGAAGGCGGTGTCCATTGGACGTCGCCGCGAAAACTTGCAGCGCTGCAGGCGACGTACTTCTGGACGGAGATCAACCGGCCAGTATCGACCGTCTTTCAGAGCGGCACAGCGACCTCTACAACCCTGCTTAGAGAAAACCTCGGCCAGATCCAGAGCCAGGGCGCGGCACTTGGCGCTCAGTTTCAGCCGGGCCACGGCCTGTCTCTGGACTTCGGCTATCAGTACGCCCACGCGGTCGTCACGGCGTTTCAAGCGCAGCAGTCGCTGGTAGGGTTATGGATTCCTCAGGTTCCACGCCATACTGCCACGGGTCAGCTCCGCTACCAGCGCGGACCACGCAGCTTCACCCTTGCGGCACGCCAGAGCGGTCGTGCTTTCGACGATAGTGCCAACACGTTCGAGCTGCACACCTTCTTTGTGCTCGACGCTTACGCAGAGTACAGAGTGCACACACACGTCAGCGCCTATCTATCCTTCCAGAATCTGCTGAATCGCAGCATCGAAACCGCGCGAACTCCCAACCTCACGTTGGGCACACCATTCCTCGCGCAGGGCGGGGTGCGATTGAACTGGGGCCGCAACTAA